Genomic segment of Eleutherodactylus coqui strain aEleCoq1 chromosome 1, aEleCoq1.hap1, whole genome shotgun sequence:
ACACTACTGAAGTTTTTGATGTACCTTTGTTTGAAGCACAGCCAGAAGTGGGTCCAGCgggaaggagaagtagaagtccttcctttgtTTTCTCAAGATACTTTGAGTTGTCTAAAGCCTTTTTACACATATACAATTTGTTCAATAaaatgagtttttaaaaaaagtccaccctttatatttcccattcctctGGCTTACTtctgataaaaaaataaaacaaaaaaaagtatgaaaaactgacactaaagttgcaaaattttgaaaataaaacaaaacactatgtgaagccacctttaggcaatgttcacatgtagcactTGGATTTTACCTCATTTAAAGAGGCAAAATCAACTGCAGCATAAATGGATAGTCTGTGAATTTTAAATCTGCACTGCAGGTCAATTCTGtttgagatttttattttttttccggcaCCATGTGGATGACTTGTACAGTAAGTTATGGTGATTTTTTTTGAAACTTTTATGCCAAGTGTAAACATAACCTTAATTTTCAGTACACTTGGAGGGAAATTTACAGAGACTAGCATTcgtgggctggattcacacgaacgtatatcagctcggttttcacgccgagccgatatacgtcgtcctcatctgcagggggggggaggaggaggatggaagagccaggagcaggaactgagctcccactccctctctgccttctctccgcccctctgcactatttgcaatggggagagccgggatgggggcggggctaattctcagaacttaaccccgcctcctttcattgcaaatggtggagagcgggcgggagctcagttcctgcttttgactcttccatcctctccccccccctccctgcagatgaggatgacatatatcggctcggcgtgaaaaccgagccgatatacgttcgtgtgaatccaccctaaatgtGCACGTCTTAATCAGGTGAGTACATCTCTGCTTGTATGTGGGCCAGAAATTCTGATATGCGCGATAATTTCTGCAACTTTCTTGCAGAAATTCTAGTAaatctgcagttctgtggaaaccTCACgatcttttctttttactttttaaaagtgcTGAGAGAAGTATAAGAGAAGTCAtgtatttttgtgcaaaaatgacATTTCCCAGAATTTTTAACCCCACAAAAGTGGCACAAATGTTTTGACAAATTCCCCCGTTTTGTGTTTTATAAAACTATTTTGTTTTGCTACAGATGCTCCTTCAAATCGCAGATGATTTCATTGAGAGCGTGGTTTCTGCAGCCTGCCAGCTGGCCCGACACCGTAAATCCAACACACTTGAAGTTAAAGACGTTCAGCTGCATCTAGGTATATATTGCTCCCTTATTTCGGggttccagcttttttttttttttttaaagttccaaTTTAACcagtaaggctactttcacacatgCGTTGTTTGCAGTGTTTAATGCTGGGTTTTCAGTGCAGCATTAAACGCTGGCAAACgctaccattgattttaatggggcttctcagacacgTGCTAAAACACAGTGCTTTTCAAGCGAGGTGTAAAATGCGATGCTTTGCCCAtcgaaatgaatggggtgcgtttTTAGCTCTGTTGAAAACGTAGAATGTGGttactgcatttttttagttctggcattatcagcttgcttggctgcgttTTGGAACTGTACTGAAAACTGTTGTCAAAAACGCATGTCAAcgcagctgaaaatgcagtaaaCGCTGCGTTAAAAAAGGTAGCGCTTTAcaagcacatgtgtgagagtggcctaagagaaACTGAGAAAGTCATCCTTTATGTGCACGTATTTGTAAGAAAACCTATAGTGAGAGGAAGATAACTTCAGAGTGTAGAAGCTGTCTTACTTTTCACAGTAACCATTCTAAGTACATTTACTCTGATCTTATTTATAGTAGAAtagttaggctgaaaaaaagatatgtccatctcgttcagcctgttatcctgcagtgttgatccagaggaaggtaataACCCCCATGACTtcatcatttaagggaaaaaaacattacttcccaactccaatctggcaatcagaataatccctggataaacaATCCTTCTAAAGTAATTGGTGAATATAACATGCGATATTGTTGCactgaagaaaggcatccaggcccctctcgaactcttttagtgagttctcaATCAccctgtcctcaggcagagagttccatagtcttactgctcttacagtaaagaacccccttctaggtctttcctctagatgtagaggatgcccccttgttacagtcacagtcctggatataaacagatcatgggagagatccttgtattgtcccctcatgtatttatacatagttatcaggttgcccctcagacatcttttttctaaactaaccccaatgttgatagcctctctgggtattgtagtccgcctattccatttattactttagttgccagtCTTTGAACCTACTCAACCTGGGTTATGGTCTCCTTGAGTGCTAGTATAATGATTTATTTCTTTATCTTAATCCTTTCATGTGGGGGCTCAGCAGCCAAGTGTGCTCCATGCCTGGTGGTTGTCAGCTGTTTAATACAGGAGGTAGCTCCAACTGCAAATATTTAACTGTTTAGGTGCTGCAGACAATGCTGAACACTGTGTCTAAGCAGctagcttgggggggggggggggggcggctcctTCAAGTGCCGTATTGGCCTCCCCTACCCCATACAATTGCAGGGAACCAGGCGTTTGCCATGGCCGCCGTTGACCAAGTGAAGGCTTCCAGGGCTTGGATTTCAGCCTATTAAGGACTTGATAGACTGCTGTTAaagtacagtatactgcaatacaggcGTATTGCACTTTATTGTGCAAGCAATCAGATGATTGCAAGTTCAGGTTCCCTAGTGGGACttaattttacaatttttttttatttttacttttcgtATACTTTTTAAAAAGGTTATTTACCTTAATAtcagaatatcaagttatcccatgcccacaagatagggaataacttgatgaTTCGGGGGGATGTCTCACTGTTGAAACCCACACAAAACTGGAAAACAGGACTCTCCTATGACTGCAGGGTTTGCTTCTCcattcactctgaatggagcgctggctgagtTTGTGTGGTCAGCACTCCAGTCATTTTTAATGGGAGTGATGGAAATACTAGTGCGAGTGTGCCGGTTGGGTATTCAGCagtcccataaaagtgaatggaggaCTATTGTGCTTGCTCAAccagcagggggtgcagtaacctcaTAGTGAGGAGAATAGGGGAAACAGGACCGCAAAATTGGcattgctgtaatcatactggCTCGCAGGAAAAAATGAACATATCCTTTATACTGCCCTGTGCATCATGCCGTAAAAACAACCTCCACCCACCCCACCAAAAATGTAGTGCCTCTTAATGTTTCACCCCActtaagagggggaaaaaaagtaatcttTTTCAATATGGTAAATTGAATAGTAACACTGAAAGAAAAAAACGTGTCtgcaaaaaagcaagccctcatatggctatgtcaatgcaaaataaaaaagttagggatCTTGAAAGGTggggatgagaaaaaaaaaaaatttcagctcTTTTAAGGGATTAAAGTACGTTCTCGGAGTGATGGCCAACATGAAAAAATGGTTTTCATAGAACAGATTTTCTTTGAACAACCTAAAGTTAAATTAAACTCATTTTAACCCGTTAAGGGGCTGTATTCTGCAGCCCTGTCTTTTGATGGTGGTGTATTAAAAGCCTGGTGCGGGTGCTTGGCTGTCGGACGATGGCtgggcacttgctctaacaccGGTGACCACCAAAGAAACGTCTGCATGTAAAAGGCTCCAAACAATCCAATAGGTAGACTAGCACTCAGAGGTTTCTTAAAAATTCAGTAAATCCTTTATCCCTTAGCACAAAAAAGCTGCGAGGTTTCGACCCAAAttgagtctttttcaagcatgcagcACAATCTAAcgtgacgtgtgtgtgtgtgtgtgtgtgtgtgtgtgtgtatatatataaaaaacatacaCCAATGGAGAACACatacagagcccccccccccccccccaatcatgcTATTGGATCTGGAGCTTGCAGATTGGACCCCCACCTTCCAGATGTAATAATATACAGGTGTGCAGTAGACCTCTCTCTGAATGTGTGTGGCGCCATTATGCAGCATCTCGATATTACAATTGTGCACGCGTCAGCAACAGCCAATCACGGCGATGCCAATAACAGTGCTCACATCATGGGattcactgcgcatgcgcagaagttcaAAATCTCAAGAGATTACGCGCAGCGGTGTTCCGTCTCCATATTACAAATGTGCATGCGCcggcaccagccaatcacagcaatgccAATTCCAGTGCTCACATTAAAGAaaccactgcacatgcgcagaaattCAAGATCGCACGAGATCTTGCACTATGCTATAGCATCTCAGCTACTTTCAGATAATATCCCAAATTACGCAGAGCACACCACTTTGTCACAGCACAAGAAACAATAAACTATAACCCTATATTGTTGTAAAAGCTATGTCACTGATTGCAAACAATCTGTACAGCGCATGCGCCAACCCTACATACCACGAGAACGAAATATAACCTGATCAGATAGCCTCCCTGTTATGCCAGTGAGATAAATGCATATGCACAAAAATGAGGGATCATAATCCCCAGTGCATAGATAGTCCTAGGAAAGCCTGCAAATAAAGCTTTTGCCATATCATCTCAAACCCCTAATTGTCTCATGGACTGACCTATCCCTataaagggaggggagggaaagGAGGCCATGAAAAACCTCATTGGGAATACCAAGCAAATGTGGGGAAAGGACATAAATCAATATGGTCCAACAATACAGATATGAGCGTGTTTAAGCGAaaagtggaataaaaagcaatcaaaatgatatatgttcccaaaaattgaataaataaagactagagttcattctacaaaaaacaagcccttatagagctccgtctaCGGAGAGggaaaaatgctatggctcttggaatacgGCAACACAAAGGCAAATCCttctttttttgtgtacaaaacatTATAAACTTGTTgccagaatcgtgctgaccccgagaataatatcacattatttattttgcacacaacaccataaaaattaaattaaaaaaggcagaatttttttcactaatccccctaaaaaaaattaacaaaagttaTACAGTACACTATATGTACccatgatgccattaaaaaatacaacttttcttGCAAAAAAGACAGCCCTCCTATGGCTAtgccaacagaaaaataaagttatggctcctggaatgtgatgattaaaaacaaaaaaaataaataaaaattagttggtcattaaaggggttgtctcgaggcaacaagtggggttatacacttctgtatggccatattaatgcactttgtaatatacatcgttatacttacctgctccgttgctagcgtccccattcgccatggatccgtctaattttgatttcttcttgcttttttagacgcgcttgcgctgtgcggtcttctccccttctgctcggtccaggcacgagcggcgttctggctccgcccccttctaagcgtcatcgcgtagctccgccccgtcacgtgtgccgaatccagccaatcaggaggctggaatcggcaatggaacgcacagagcccatggtgcaccatgggagaagacccgcggtgcaccatgggagaaaaccgcagtgcatccctgggaaagcaccggcggccatcttgggagaagattttttaaagtccttatttcgtcggatcggtaagtagcaagcggcttaaaaaccgctttactttgctattttatgccaggggggtgacagggggaatggggtaaggtaaaattttgaggtttgccgcgagacaacccctttaaggcgcaaacgggATTTGTGACTGAGGGGGTGAAAACACAAGCTGGAGATGTATTTGGGCACTTTTGCTCATAATTTAATGAAATGAGAACCTGTTTTGTAATGCAGAACATGACACTAACACATTCCCTTCCATCTCAGAGAGACAGTGGAATATGTGGATTCCTGGGTTTGGATCAGAAGAGATCAGACCATATAAAAAGGCGTGTACAACTGAGGCTCATAAACAGGTAACTGATTGTGTTTACACACCTGGATTTATAACCAGACacatcttaggcctccctcacacaggcatttttttaaagtgttcagcactgcgttttcagcacggcactaaacgctgtacaaggctctcattcatttcaatggggttgctgACTCAAGGCTGAAAATGTAGTGTCTTCAACACTGCACTTTGACATCGTTGCatgtttggccgttttcagccctgtgttgctcattaaaatgaatgggcagcagtttcagtgtTGGCGCCATGCTTTTGGCAGCGTTAAACGCCCTAACTACACTGcccaagtaaagaaaaaaaaaactatccttaCAGGTGATGTCGCTCTCCCCGGCAGCCCTCTCAGGACTTGTCAGCTGGCAGGGGAACTTTTGTAGTgacagggattgaaaatccccgcctccagtgagagattgctctgattggctgtctggTGAGTGACagccagctgagccaatcagaaccagcgctggatgcgtccaatcagagccattcattcattgaattgctgtgattgaacGCATGCAACGCTGGCTCTGATAGGCCtcttgcagacggccgggtcagatcccgctgcgagaattctcgcagcgggatgcagacccgtgcccctgcagacaCGGGAAGTCTGTAAAAtgatgattgggaataggaaactaaGTTCAAAATAACAAAGAAAAAAGAATTGTTTGCTAATTTGCCGTTGGTGTAAGGCTTTCTTATGTCATATAATACATTTTGTGTACTTTGCCAGATTTAAGGGTTGGTATCCTGTCTGAGCCCCACCAAagtaatgctatatatatattattttttttatttacacgtCAATAAAAAGAAAGGTCAATTATCTACAATGGTTGGTCTGCTTTCAGCATCACCATAATTCTTTCTTTCCTATGgcaatactttttttattttttaaaggagtttacgaggcaaaaactattgacagacatggaagtgtaatagcagCTTCAGCTTCCTTTGATGTCAATGAGGATGAAACTAGCTAGGACACTTCTGCACAAACGGCCGGCTGATTTATTGGGGGTTCCCAGAGCGGCAGGTCATCGggcaattagctacttaagacctGAGGGCAGATTATCAATAGTTTTtgcgtgggaaaacccctttaagtgtaaattcacatgtagtggataatGCTGCACATTTTCTATCTGGATTTAAGGGGAGAATATTGGCAGTGTtactacagtagcagcaaagcggACGAGATTTTAACAAATGTTTTACACCCCgtataaaaaaaatctgtttggaaATTGATTTGTGGTGTGCATTTTAAATTTCCAGCATGTCTCTTTTTTTCTGTTGATTTCACCCATTGCATCACGGATTTTGCCTCAAGTTCTGTGGCGAATCTGCTATGTAATATGCAGCCTTTCCCATAAATTTATAGACCATATTCCAtatatcaatagtaaaagtgaatgagattttctaATACATCGTATTATACCTCTTCGCTCCTAAACTGTTCACTCATTATGAATTCACTGATCAAATCTGTCTCCAGAGAGGTTATGGTTTTTCAGCTTCCATGAGAGATCAGATTAGTTTTTTCATAGAAATCTATTTGGAGGGAGCAGGAGACTAGCTGCAAGCTCATCTCCGATACAATGCATACAGAGGAAACTGGAAACTGTGCCTCCCTATCTCTTAGTAGTACACCGTCATAAGCTGCAGCAACATGAAGACCATTATTGTACTGAGCAGTatagtgaatccagcactgggtgAAATAGAAAACTTACTAGAACTGCATGTAATCTAATCTCTTAGTGAAAGCAAAAGGCCATATCCTCTCTGGAGATGGATTTTATCAGAGTGAGTAAGCAGTTAGGGAAGCAGAGGGATACTAGCTGGATGAGCTGAGAGCTAGGCTTTTTTCTCTAATGCGATACGTTGCAAAGTTTATCTTCACTTGTATTCTTCATTTAATTGATGGAAAGTTATGCTTTAGATGGAGCGAAGTTACAGTAGGAGACAGAGTCTATGGAGAAGTGTCGCACTGTTTCCGGAACAAAGCAACTATGATTTCTTAAGAGCCCTTTAAGATCTTTGTAGTGAAAATGAATTCTAAATTTTGCGCAATGTGAATATATCATTAAACTAATACGGCCTTGATATTTTATGTGGCCATTCAATGCAGCCTATCAATAGATTGCTTCATGTTTTCCTCATCTCCTACAGAGAATGGCTTTAATaaagaagacacagaagaagtagaCTACCCGGCGACACTACCTACACTCCCAGTTTGACTCATTCATCCTGCAGGAACTAGTGCAGGCTACACCTCTTCAGAGAAGAGCCTAATTTTGGAGAAGAATCCACACATCTAGTAATGTGGACTAGGCTTTATATTAGTCCCACATTACAAAACCCTCTGGCAGGGAATATGTTAAACTGTCATTACCTTTTGTATATATAAAAACAGGAGCTTGTTTGATTAAAAATTATTAATGTTATTCTGACAGGTCTTTGTCTTGCTTTTATTACGAGAGAAGATCTTAAGGCGTTTTGTGTTTCTCATCTGCCACAGACTTCACTTGTGTTTTCAACATGTACATAGAATTCTCTTGTGTGGGGTTTCCTCTTCTACGCCGCAGCCCCCACAGCTGTGCTCCACCGGGGCTTgtttctcctgtctcaaagcaCTCAGCAGTTCTCTGCACAGAAGGGATAGTGCTGCAGAAATATTGCTGCCTGTTTTTGCAGAAGTCTCTAGGTATGGTGCTGTTATGGAGTTGGCCAAACTCTGTGCCTCTTCCCGAGCTACACTTCTCTTCCCACGCATATCACTCTTAGTTCCAAGTAGTAAGTAAAGAAGAGGGTGAGGCTGCGCTCGTTCTGTTACCTCCTGGTACCAGTTTTGGATGCTTTCAAAAGTTTTACGTGCAGTGAGGTCAAACAAAAGAATAACACAGGCAGCATTTCTGTAATAGGAGCGAGTCACTGCCCTAGGAACAAGAAAGGGAAGGATTACTGGAGAGCACAGTATTATGGCATACATTCTGCTCCTCTAATGTCTGCATATAGTGTGCTGCTATTCCTGAACTTACAGCTGTTTTTAATATAAATGCTTTGCTCATTCCACTTGTTTGATTCTTAatacccttaaagggattgtcccatggGGCATATTGTTTCTAGTTAAAttcagcccataattataaacatttgttATATTTACACTTATTACAAAATGTTTCTATCCCGATATTTCAGATCTgaggttagaatagcgccacctgctatcTCTATCCTTGCTGTGTCtggtccacctcagtaaatgttccaaggtggtcacactaCTCAGTGTTGCTTCTCTGCTTCTCATTGCTGCCTAGTGACTTGTTTGTGCAGAGCTGATGCAGAATATGAGCCTCCAGGAACAGCCAGTACAGTCTTGAAATTTTGTGGGAGGAGGTAACACTTATGTGCATCCCCCAGCCTCTTTGTTTGAGAGAAGAAATCTAGCACAATGGCTCTCAACATCACAACATCGAGTTATTTAATTCTGAGACCACTTAATGCTgagatcactgtgggggtcacttaataatgaggtcactgtggggggtcactattactactggggccggtaTAGGgaaaactattactattggggtcactttgGAGGTCACCATTGCTACTGGGGGCGATATaggggacacgattactactaaggccactgtacaggtcactattacaactggggcctatataggggacattattattactCAGGCCACTGTGGCCTGAGCAAACCGGGCTCAGGCCACCTTGAATAGACCAGTAgtagaggatcgtctgattgcCTACTaaacatgagcagctccaactgtcattcattgtccatcatccagagacaggtggcatcattGTTGCAGGCCTCTTGCGTCAGAACAATTTCCAGGCagttgactgaaggacatttggcctcatggcacccattacatggaCTGCTTTTAACACTCACTGTGGCTTCCATTTGCAGTAATGTCATGAACTATGAAACCATTGCTACAGACTGGAACTGGCTTGTCTTccgcaatgaatccaggtttaaggtccatttacacagggcccgacactcgtccttgtgtttcctcgctcctgtgctggtacacgggagctagcagagctgactcactcagagcagccagcagcgggtggggcagtgcaggagatttctctcctctcgctcccccgcccctctctattgacataacacactgaccgttcactactgaacgatcagctcatcggctatcatttatgctgcataaacgatggatgatgagttcattgctcatcgttcagtgtaaatagtggctcttcagtactgaatggagaggggcgggggagcgaaaggagagaaatctcttgcactgccctgcccccccctgctggccactctgtgagtaagccagcaatactagcttccgtgtgtatgcggggacgagtgtcgggcatcatttgcccgacattcgtctagtgtaaatggaccttttagTTTAGCCACTGACAGACGTTTTtgtatctggagacctaggggtgagcacttcaatcctgcctttgctgcttCTCCCGCCACCCACCCCCCCTCCTCACCCTtctccctgctggtgtgatggtctgggggtccatcacatacaacaatcggtcacccctagtagttgtACCAGAgatgatgacagctcagtgatatgttcaggacatcctgcagccacatgtgttcctcttatggcggcTTCCTAGAGGCATTTTCCAGGATAATGGTCTGCCAcccacacaagggggtcacaggaatgtttccacaacattgtcacacttacaTGACCTGCCAcctcaccagatttattgccaatagaacatgtttgggaccatctgcattttttatgtttttgtagtATTTTTGGAATCAGGGCTTTTTTGTTCacccaaaatgcagcatgctctgcgTATTGTGTTTTTCCCTATGAGCTTTTCTGTAGTACTCCAGAAACACCAGAAGAAAATGTATAGAATTATATGAAATAAAAAGCACCACCAAAAACACTTGTAGacttgtaaaaaacaaaaagacttgtttaaaagtgTAGATAAAAATTGTGTGTGGTAGAAGACCTAAATCACAATTTCTGGTTCCAAAGACTCGTCTTATGTGCATGATATTAAAGCTATACTTACATCTATAATCTATTGTACTAAATGTAGTTTATTGTCTGGTTTTGACAATGTCCCCATCAGGTAGTATAAGGAGCATTCCTATGATAATAAAAACACTGGAATGCTCAGGGACCTTCCACACAGGTCTGgatattctgcaacagtgttggGTAATATgccctcctgtggaatattcagcaccaaaatctgcactgctaacgtccagattttgatgcggaattgaaaatggtaa
This window contains:
- the RAB42 gene encoding ras-related protein Rab-42 → MACAWDFQFRVLLLGDSGVGKTSLLRRYTEEEFIDSTVPTVGVDFCSRIEEPEAGVKVRLQFWDTAGQERYRAVTRSYYRNAACVILLFDLTARKTFESIQNWYQEVTERAQPHPLLYLLLGTKSDMRGKRSVAREEAQSLANSITAPYLETSAKTGSNISAALSLLCRELLSALRQEKQAPVEHSCGGCGVEEETPHKRILCTC